Proteins encoded by one window of Rhodospirillaceae bacterium:
- a CDS encoding ribosome maturation factor RimP, with translation MFGGSVRGLSGAIIEREEAISALLAPVLDSKGYSLVRVRIMSEGQSTLQVMVERSGGKAIELEDCADVSAVVSALLDAKDLMEGPYQLEISSPGIDRPLMNAEDFKRYMGYDASIIWNAIRKHRPKLKGRIVGVANEAVKIQAEGNKKIISVRFADICDAKLVLTDSLIKAAADMDR, from the coding sequence TTGTTTGGTGGGAGTGTTAGAGGACTGAGTGGGGCGATTATAGAGCGGGAAGAGGCTATCAGCGCACTGCTTGCGCCTGTTTTGGATTCCAAGGGCTACTCACTTGTAAGGGTCAGGATTATGTCAGAAGGGCAGTCCACCCTGCAGGTGATGGTCGAGCGATCTGGTGGCAAGGCTATAGAGCTCGAAGACTGTGCTGATGTTAGTGCGGTTGTGTCGGCCCTACTGGACGCTAAGGACCTGATGGAAGGGCCCTACCAATTGGAGATAAGTTCCCCCGGGATTGACCGCCCTTTAATGAATGCAGAAGATTTTAAACGATACATGGGCTATGATGCGTCTATAATCTGGAACGCAATTAGGAAGCACCGTCCCAAGTTAAAAGGCCGAATAGTGGGCGTTGCTAATGAAGCAGTAAAGATCCAGGCTGAAGGAAACAAAAAGATTATTTCGGTTCGTTTCGCAGATATTTGTGATGCTAAGTTGGTGCTTACAGATTCTTTGATAAAAGCTGCGGCTGATATGGACAGATAG
- a CDS encoding translation initiation factor IF-2: protein MTDNKPENAEQRDKKKPLGLKRPGRLELKKTVESGHVRQSFSHGRTKTVQVEKKKKRTFQRSQTGNMTEVQPAXESFAPPSSELISASTPEEETAIRQLTIEEKAARARAVEGALKAEHEVKEGAIQDSSQDEAAIASTADESRGEAPVAEPSMSIDEGLGADQTEQLVEDEQDSKTSGASLEAAEGPPSAPSSPSEKSKGAGANGAAGEVRPAGRDKEGDSDTEDGGRGGKGKRKGDGRRLSIGRQGVRGNRRARKMTVSQALNEEERQRSLASVRRAREREKRSAEEPAALKKIVREVTIPEVITVQELANRMAVRGAEVVKVLMKMGLMATINEVLEGDTAELVVDELGHKVKRVSEADVEVGLKGDADESAEMMPRPPIVTIMGHVDHGKTSLLDVLRNSDVVAGEAGGITQHIGAYQIVNEDGRKITLIDTPGHAAFSQMRARGANTTDIVVLVVAADDGVMPQTIEAIQHAQAAQVPIIVAINKIDLPDSNPDKVRNELLQHNVILEHVGGDVLSIEISAKNGLNLDKLIESIHLQAELMELKANPSRSGEGVAIEARLERGKGVVTTVLVQRGTIRQGDILVVGDSWGRVRALSDDRGSSVDSAGPSQPAEVLGLNSIPSAGDEVVVVSDEARAREVTEYRGKLTRDQRALAARRGTVDQMFSDIDAGEAKQVPLVVKTDTHGSLEAIQSSXANLETEEVSAHILLSGVGGITESDVSLASASGAIAIGFNVRADSPARNLARRDGVEIRYYSIIYELLEEVGQLMSGFLAPKVVENTLGYARVKEVFAVSKVGKVAGCEITEGLARKGAHLRLVRDSVVIHEGKMSTLKRHKDDVREVKEGLECGIGIDRYQDIKEGDVIELFEAQEVARSITDA, encoded by the coding sequence ATGACTGATAACAAACCAGAAAACGCTGAACAGCGAGACAAGAAAAAACCGTTAGGGCTTAAGCGCCCCGGTCGTCTAGAGCTCAAAAAGACCGTCGAGAGTGGCCACGTGAGGCAGAGCTTTTCGCATGGGCGGACCAAAACGGTGCAGGTAGAGAAAAAGAAGAAGCGAACATTTCAGCGGAGCCAGACAGGCAATATGACTGAGGTTCAGCCAGCCATNGAGAGTTTTGCACCACCAAGCAGCGAACTGATTTCTGCATCAACTCCCGAGGAAGAAACGGCGATCCGGCAACTCACTATAGAGGAAAAAGCGGCACGGGCGCGGGCAGTAGAAGGAGCCTTGAAAGCAGAGCATGAGGTCAAGGAAGGGGCAATTCAGGATTCAAGTCAAGATGAGGCCGCAATAGCTTCTACCGCTGATGAGTCTCGAGGAGAGGCGCCTGTTGCGGAGCCGTCGATGTCAATTGACGAAGGGTTGGGAGCAGATCAAACGGAGCAGCTCGTAGAGGATGAACAGGATTCAAAAACAAGCGGAGCATCTTTGGAAGCTGCAGAGGGTCCGCCGAGTGCTCCTAGTTCTCCGTCAGAGAAATCAAAGGGGGCTGGTGCGAACGGGGCGGCGGGCGAGGTTCGACCAGCGGGGCGTGATAAAGAAGGGGACAGCGATACCGAAGACGGGGGACGCGGTGGCAAGGGTAAACGGAAAGGCGACGGGCGTCGCCTTTCTATAGGGCGCCAAGGCGTAAGAGGAAATAGAAGAGCAAGAAAAATGACCGTGTCCCAGGCCCTGAACGAGGAGGAGCGGCAGCGTAGCTTGGCCTCCGTGCGCCGCGCCAGGGAACGTGAGAAGCGAAGCGCTGAGGAACCGGCAGCGTTAAAGAAGATAGTTCGGGAGGTTACTATTCCAGAGGTTATCACTGTTCAAGAGCTTGCAAATAGAATGGCTGTTCGTGGTGCTGAGGTTGTTAAGGTCCTTATGAAGATGGGGCTTATGGCTACTATCAATGAGGTTTTGGAGGGAGATACNGCGGAGCTGGTCGTGGATGAGCTGGGTCACAAGGTCAAGCGGGTAAGTGAAGCCGATGTGGAAGTAGGCTTAAAGGGAGACGCGGATGAGTCTGCTGAGATGATGCCTCGGCCGCCCATAGTTACAATAATGGGGCATGTTGATCACGGGAAGACTTCATTGTTAGATGTGTTGAGAAACAGTGACGTGGTGGCTGGTGAGGCGGGGGGAATAACCCAGCACATTGGGGCGTACCAGATTGTAAATGAAGATGGAAGAAAAATAACACTGATTGATACTCCGGGACACGCAGCCTTTAGTCAAATGCGCGCAAGGGGGGCAAACACCACTGATATAGTTGTTTTAGTAGTGGCCGCCGATGATGGTGTGATGCCGCAGACTATAGAAGCGATTCAGCATGCCCAGGCAGCGCAGGTGCCAATAATTGTTGCCATCAATAAAATTGATCTGCCAGACTCCAACCCTGATAAAGTCCGTAACGAGCTGCTACAACATAATGTAATCCTGGAACATGTGGGAGGCGACGTGCTGTCCATAGAGATTTCGGCAAAGAACGGCTTAAATTTAGATAAATTAATCGAAAGCATCCATTTACAAGCCGAACTGATGGAATTAAAGGCTAACCCGAGTAGGTCTGGTGAAGGTGTGGCAATTGAGGCACGGCTGGAGCGAGGTAAGGGTGTTGTTACAACTGTGCTTGTGCAGAGGGGGACGATAAGGCAAGGTGACATCCTTGTGGTGGGTGATTCCTGGGGTAGAGTTCGTGCGTTGAGCGACGATCGGGGGAGCTCTGTAGATAGTGCGGGCCCCTCGCAACCGGCAGAGGTGTTAGGGCTAAATAGTATTCCTAGCGCCGGGGACGAGGTGGTAGTTGTTTCTGATGAAGCCCGAGCACGTGAGGTAACAGAGTATCGAGGTAAGTTAACAAGAGATCAGCGTGCGCTAGCTGCAAGACGGGGGACCGTTGATCAGATGTTTTCCGATATTGATGCTGGGGAGGCGAAGCAAGTGCCGTTGGTGGTTAAGACCGATACTCATGGGTCACTTGAGGCAATTCAGAGCAGCATNGCGAATCTAGAAACTGAGGAGGTTTCGGCTCATATTCTTCTATCAGGTGTCGGAGGCATCACCGAGTCNGATGTTTCCTTAGCTTCTGCATCTGGAGCGATAGCTATTGGCTTCAATGTGCGGGCTGATTCTCCAGCTCGCAACTTGGCTCGCCGGGATGGGGTGGAGATTCGGTACTACTCTATAATATACGAGTTGCTCGAGGAGGTCGGACAGCTGATGTCAGGCTTCTTGGCACCAAAGGTGGTGGAAAATACTTTGGGTTATGCTCGGGTTAAGGAGGTGTTTGCTGTTTCAAAGGTGGGCAAAGTTGCTGGATGTGAGATTACGGAAGGCCTTGCACGAAAAGGAGCGCATTTGCGCTTGGTCAGAGATAGCGTAGTAATTCACGAGGGTAAAATGTCGACCTTGAAGCGTCATAAGGACGACGTGCGGGAAGTCAAAGAAGGCCTTGAGTGTGGTATCGGAATTGATAGGTATCAGGACATCAAGGAGGGGGACGTTATTGAGTTGTTTGAGGCTCAAGAGGTTGCCCGTTCTATTACTGACGCGTAA
- a CDS encoding beta-ketoacyl-[acyl-carrier-protein] synthase I: protein MRRVVVTGLGVISSIGNNKTEVLKALREGRSGIDFAEEYAAMGFRSHVHGSLDIDLDAAMDRRLRRFMGDGAAYNYLAMDQAIKDAGLESREVSNPRTGMVMGSGGPSTKNLVDAADILREKKESKKVGPFMVPRTMSSTNSATLATPFKIKGHSYSISSACATSAHCIGHAAELIQLGKQDLVFAGGGEELHWSLSVLFDAMPALSSKYNGTPTKASRPYDIDRDGFVISGGGGVVVLEDAERAIARGAKIYGELTGYGVTSDGFDMVQPSGEGAVRCMRMALPSSGAKVDYLNTHGTGTPVGDKKELGAIKEVFGDGKSVPYFSSTKSLTGHSLGATGVHEAIYSLLMMEGGFITASANVDKLEPEAADMPLVVELKEGMNLETIMSNSFGFGGTNVSLAFSRFET, encoded by the coding sequence GTGCGGCGCGTAGTAGTAACTGGATTGGGTGTAATTTCCAGCATAGGAAATAACAAAACCGAAGTACTAAAGGCGCTTCGTGAAGGTCGCTCTGGCATAGATTTTGCCGAAGAATACGCGGCTATGGGATTCAGAAGCCATGTGCACGGTTCCCTGGATATTGATCTAGATGCAGCAATGGATCGAAGGTTGCGCCGCTTTATGGGTGATGGGGCTGCATACAATTACTTGGCAATGGACCAGGCAATAAAAGATGCAGGTCTAGAGAGCAGGGAGGTTTCAAATCCCCGGACGGGAATGGTTATGGGGTCGGGCGGTCCATCGACAAAGAATCTAGTAGATGCCGCCGATATACTCAGGGAAAAAAAGGAATCGAAAAAGGTTGGCCCTTTCATGGTGCCCCGTACGATGTCCAGCACCAACTCAGCGACGCTTGCTACACCATTCAAAATTAAGGGACATAGCTACTCTATAAGCTCGGCCTGTGCAACCAGCGCTCATTGTATTGGGCATGCTGCTGAGCTCATACAGTTGGGCAAACAAGATCTGGTGTTTGCGGGTGGTGGCGAGGAGCTCCACTGGAGTTTGTCAGTTCTTTTTGATGCAATGCCGGCCTTGTCGTCAAAGTATAATGGTACGCCGACCAAAGCCTCCCGGCCTTACGATATAGATAGGGACGGATTCGTAATTTCGGGTGGCGGGGGAGTGGTCGTTTTAGAGGATGCAGAAAGAGCGATCGCGCGCGGAGCAAAAATTTACGGCGAACTGACTGGTTATGGAGTAACTTCGGATGGTTTTGATATGGTTCAGCCTTCGGGNGAAGGGGCAGTGCGCTGTATGAGAATGGCGTTGCCCAGCAGTGGGGCTAAGGTTGATTATTTAAATACTCATGGGACTGGAACGCCAGTGGGGGACAAAAAGGAGCTTGGTGCTATTAAGGAAGTTTTTGGCGATGGGAAATCAGTGCCGTATTTTAGTTCGACTAAATCTTTGACTGGTCATTCTCTCGGCGCGACGGGGGTTCACGAGGCGATTTACTCCCTCCTGATGATGGAGGGGGGGTTTATTACAGCTTCTGCGAATGTTGATAAGCTAGAGCCTGAGGCAGCAGATATGCCGCTAGTCGTGGAGCTAAAAGAAGGTATGAACCTTGAGACAATTATGTCTAACAGTTTTGGGTTTGGTGGGACAAATGTGTCCCTGGCCTTTTCCCGTTTTGAAACCTAA
- a CDS encoding transcription termination/antitermination protein NusA codes for MLEELKQGLARPELLQVADAVARDKSIDREVVVQAMEQAIQTASRRKYGQELEIRAEIDRSTGEIRLNRVRHVVEQVDDDATQLALEAALGWDPEAKIGTEVTEALPPIDLGRVAAQAAKQVIAQRVREAERARQYEEYKDRAGEIVNGLVKRTEYGNVVVDLGRGEAILRRDESLPRETFRNGDRVRALIYEVKEETRGPQIFLTRTRPELMSKLFRQEVPEIYDGIIEIKSVARDPGSRAKIAVLSNDSSIDPVGACVGMRGSRVQAVVNELQGEKIDIIQWNPDPATFIVNALAPAEVTKVVLDEEQSRIEVVVPDEQLSLAIGRRGQNVRLASNLTGWEIDIMTEAQESERRNEEVAAATEVFMEHLNVDDVIAHLLVTEGFTDVEAVAFVPTEELAEIEGFDETLASELGXRAQKYLLERDAEMAAKGRDLGVTDSVSSLNGVRPAMIVPLGERNIKTLDDLADLASDELREIVGEANLSADEANDIIMAARAHWFDDDNISATSSDPEENK; via the coding sequence ATGTTGGAAGAATTAAAGCAAGGATTGGCTAGGCCGGAGTTGCTGCAAGTCGCAGATGCTGTGGCGCGCGATAAAAGCATTGATCGGGAAGTTGTCGTTCAGGCCATGGAACAGGCTATACAGACCGCCAGCCGGCGCAAATATGGACAAGAGCTGGAGATACGAGCCGAGATAGATAGGAGTACGGGGGAGATCCGGCTGAATAGAGTGCGTCATGTGGTAGAGCAAGTAGACGACGATGCCACCCAATTGGCGCTAGAGGCCGCCTTGGGCTGGGATCCAGAAGCAAAAATTGGGACTGAAGTTACAGAGGCTCTTCCGCCGATAGACTTGGGCCGGGTTGCGGCCCAGGCTGCTAAGCAGGTCATAGCCCAACGGGTGAGGGAAGCGGAGCGGGCGCGACAATACGAGGAATACAAGGATCGGGCAGGTGAGATTGTTAATGGCCTCGTCAAGCGAACTGAATATGGCAATGTGGTCGTCGATCTGGGGCGTGGTGAAGCCATATTGCGGCGTGACGAATCTTTGCCCAGGGAAACCTTTAGAAATGGGGATCGTGTTCGGGCTTTGATCTATGAAGTTAAGGAAGAAACACGAGGGCCCCAAATCTTTCTTACCAGGACACGGCCTGAGTTAATGAGTAAATTGTTCCGGCAAGAAGTGCCTGAAATATATGATGGGATCATCGAAATTAAGTCGGTAGCGAGAGACCCTGGTAGTAGGGCAAAGATAGCGGTGCTATCCAACGATTCTAGCATTGATCCAGTGGGTGCATGTGTTGGGATGCGGGGNAGTCGAGTACAAGCGGTGGTGAATGAGCTTCAGGGTGAGAAGATAGATATCATACAATGGAATCCGGACCCTGCGACTTTCATTGTTAATGCTTTGGCGCCGGCTGAGGTGACCAAAGTTGTTTTGGATGAGGAACAAAGCAGAATAGAAGTTGTCGTACCTGATGAGCAGCTCAGTTTGGCTATAGGCCGTAGAGGACAGAATGTGAGGCTCGCCTCCAACCTTACTGGTTGGGAAATAGATATTATGACCGAAGCACAAGAGTCAGAAAGGCGAAACGAAGAAGTTGCTGCAGCAACTGAAGTGTTTATGGAACACCTCAATGTAGATGATGTGATCGCCCATCTCCTGGTAACCGAGGGATTTACAGATGTTGAGGCGGTAGCTTTCGTTCCCACAGAGGAGTTAGCCGAGATCGAAGGTTTTGATGAGACACTTGCCTCAGAATTAGGGGNGCGAGCTCAAAAATATTTGTTGGAACGTGATGCAGAGATGGCAGCGAAGGGCAGAGATTTGGGTGTTACAGACTCTGTTTCTTCCCTAAACGGGGTGAGACCAGCGATGATCGTCCCTCTAGGGGAAAGGAACATCAAAACTTTAGATGACTTAGCGGACTTAGCAAGTGATGAGTTAAGGGAGATTGTTGGCGAGGCAAATTTATCAGCCGATGAGGCGAATGATATTATCATGGCGGCCAGGGCCCACTGGTTTGACGACGATAATATATCAGCGACATCGAGCGACCCTGAAGAAAATAAATAA
- the pnp gene encoding polyribonucleotide nucleotidyltransferase: MFDVHRREISWGGRPLVFETGRIARQADGAVMTTYGDTTVLCTAVAQRAAKPGVDFFPLTVNYQEKAFAAGKIPGGFFKREGRPNEKETLTSRLIDRPIRPMFAEGFRNETQVICTVLAHDLDNDPDIVAMVGASAALTISGIPFLGPIAGIRVAYVEDEYLVNPNPAQLADSKLDLVLGGTKDGVLMVESEAAELSEETMXGAVTFGHKEMQPVIDAIIDLAEACAKDPWDLPEIDKGEGTIQELVAPFEKDFRAAYEETVKQARVEKLEEVKSNLLQTAADKDIDDTKILDAAKKLEKGIVRKQILTSGQRIDGRDTKTVRPISAEVGVVPMAHGSALFTRGETQALVVTTLGTGQDEQIIDALEGEYREHFMLHYNFPPYSVGEASFLRSPGRREIGHGKLAWRALRPLMPEKEKFPYTVRVVSEITESNGSSSMATVCGSSLSLMDAGVPVDRPIAGIAMGLIKEADDFVVLSDILGDEDHLGDMDFKVAGTDSGITSLQMDIKITGITEEVMEAALSQARDGRMHILGEMSKSIDSSRETVNEHAPRITTITIPKDKIREVIGQGGKVIREITEETGTKIDIDDEGTIKVAATSSEASAAALDWIKDIVAEPEVGVVYDGKVVKIVDFGAFVNFIGNRDGLVHISELSTERVPSVADVINEGDEVKVKVLAIDDRGKVRLSMKTVDQETGEEIT, encoded by the coding sequence ATGTTTGATGTTCATCGTAGAGAAATATCGTGGGGGGGGAGACCTCTTGTTTTTGAGACAGGCCGTATAGCCCGCCAGGCAGATGGTGCTGTAATGACAACTTACGGCGACACCACAGTACTTTGTACGGCGGTAGCGCAGAGGGCGGCGAAGCCGGGGGTGGATTTTTTCCCCCTCACTGTCAACTATCAGGAAAAAGCCTTTGCTGCGGGAAAAATTCCTGGGGGCTTCTTCAAGCGAGAGGGGAGACCCAATGAAAAGGAAACTCTAACTTCCAGGCTTATAGATCGGCCCATCAGGCCAATGTTTGCAGAAGGTTTTCGAAATGAGACCCAAGTTATTTGTACCGTGCTTGCTCACGACTTGGATAATGATCCTGATATAGTTGCCATGGTTGGGGCCTCGGCGGCGTTAACCATTTCGGGAATACCCTTCCTTGGGCCCATAGCCGGTATTCGTGTAGCCTATGTTGAGGACGAATATCTCGTGAATCCAAATCCAGCCCAACTGGCGGACAGCAAGTTGGATTTGGTTCTGGGCGGCACAAAGGACGGTGTTCTAATGGTCGAGTCGGAGGCAGCGGAGTTGTCTGAGGAGACTATGNTGGGCGCAGTTACTTTTGGGCACAAAGAGATGCAGCCTGTAATCGATGCTATCATTGATTTAGCTGAGGCTTGTGCTAAGGACCCCTGGGATTTGCCCGAAATAGATAAAGGGGAGGGAACAATACAGGAGCTTGTGGCTCCATTCGAAAAAGACTTCCGAGCGGCATATGAAGAAACAGTTAAGCAGGCGCGCGTTGAGAAATTAGAAGAGGTTAAATCCAACTTGCTCCAGACAGCCGCGGATAAAGATATAGACGATACCAAAATTCTAGATGCTGCTAAGAAACTGGAAAAAGGTATTGTGCGAAAGCAAATCCTCACTAGTGGTCAGCGTATTGATGGCCGCGATACAAAGACCGTCCGTCCCATAAGCGCTGAAGTTGGCGTTGTGCCGATGGCCCATGGTTCGGCACTGTTTACTCGTGGGGAAACCCAAGCGCTNGTGGTGACAACTTTGGGCACTGGTCAGGACGAACAAATAATCGATGCGCTGGAGGGCGAATACCGAGAACACTTTATGCTCCATTACAATTTCCCGCCGTATTCGGTTGGGGAGGCCTCTTTTCTTCGGTCCCCAGGAAGGCGGGAGATAGGGCATGGTAAATTGGCATGGCGAGCTCTCCGGCCGCTCATGCCTGAGAAAGAAAAGTTCCCTTATACCGTGCGGGTAGTGTCCGAGATAACAGAGTCGAATGGTTCTTCGTCTATGGCGACTGTTTGTGGAAGTTCGCTATCATTGATGGATGCGGGTGTTCCTGTTGATAGGCCGATTGCTGGAATAGCCATGGGTCTAATCAAAGAAGCAGATGACTTTGTTGTTCTTAGCGATATTTTGGGCGATGAGGATCATTTAGGCGATATGGACTTCAAGGTTGCTGGAACGGATTCGGGAATTACCTCTCTTCAAATGGACATAAAGATTACTGGTATTACAGAGGAAGTGATGGAGGCGGCTCTCTCTCAGGCTCGGGATGGTCGAATGCATATTCTTGGGGAGATGTCTAAATCAATTGATAGCTCCCGAGAAACTGTGAATGAACACGCGCCACGCATTACAACAATTACGATTCCTAAGGACAAAATCCGGGAAGTGATAGGACAAGGAGGGAAGGTCATTCGGGAAATAACCGAAGAGACTGGAACGAAAATAGATATAGATGATGAGGGAACAATAAAAGTCGCAGCTACCAGTTCAGAGGCTAGTGCGGCGGCGTTAGATTGGATAAAGGACATAGTTGCAGAGCCTGAGGTCGGAGTTGTATACGACGGAAAGGTGGTTAAGATCGTGGACTTTGGAGCTTTCGTGAATTTCATTGGTAATCGAGATGGTTTGGTTCATATAAGTGAATTATCCACAGAGCGAGTGCCGTCGGTGGCGGATGTAATTAACGAGGGGGATGAGGTTAAAGTTAAAGTGCTTGCTATCGATGATCGGGGCAAGGTTCGCTTGAGTATGAAAACGGTGGATCAAGAAACAGGAGAAGAGATTACATGA
- a CDS encoding tRNA pseudouridine(55) synthase TruB: MKMSLLTSSGGPERSPGDFGQXHGWLLLDKDKGWTSAQVVSRVRSVLGIRKAGHAGTLDPIATGLLPVALXEATKTIPFLVDETKTYEFVVQWGEATDTDDAEGVVIRRSNVRPKEVDIRTALAGFQGEILQRPPDYSAIKVNGKRAYQLARAKQPVALPKRQVMVEKLELLEVLNGDSAAFRLKCGKGVYVRSIARDLGKTLGTEGCVTELRRLGVGAFNLTAAISLAQLEELKDIKDLAGRLLPLAEGLSGVPVFXVDPNQAARLRQGQAVVLTTGPTIGGVRVESPAVMCAVLADRPVALVDFVRGEIRPRRVFNYVA, translated from the coding sequence ATGAAGATGAGTCTTTTAACTAGTAGCGGAGGCCCCGAGCGGTCGCCGGGCGATTTTGGACAAAGNCATGGCTGGCTTCTCTTGGACAAAGACAAAGGGTGGACATCCGCCCAGGTTGTTAGCAGGGTACGTTCAGTTCTTGGGATCCGAAAGGCTGGCCACGCCGGGACACTTGATCCTATTGCGACGGGCCTTCTCCCGGTGGCACTTNGGGAAGCTACGAAAACAATTCCGTTTTTAGTGGACGAGACCAAGACTTATGAGTTCGTGGTGCAGTGGGGGGAGGCTACGGATACCGACGACGCGGAAGGTGTAGTGATTAGACGGAGTAACGTGCGGCCCAAAGAGGTAGATATACGGACTGCTTTGGCTGGTTTTCAGGGGGAGATTCTCCAGCGCCCCCCGGATTATTCCGCTATCAAGGTGAATGGAAAACGGGCATATCAGTTGGCTCGGGCAAAGCAGCCTGTGGCTTTGCCAAAACGCCAGGTGATGGTAGAGAAACTTGAGCTGTTGGAGGTCCTAAACGGAGATTCCGCGGCATTTAGGTTGAAGTGCGGTAAGGGGGTTTATGTGCGTTCCATAGCCCGCGACCTGGGTAAAACTCTTGGTACCGAGGGATGTGTGACGGAGTTGCGAAGGTTAGGGGTGGGAGCGTTTAATTTAACGGCTGCGATTTCTCTTGCCCAATTGGAGGAGCTAAAGGATATTAAGGACCTTGCTGGACGACTTCTGCCTTTAGCGGAGGGATTGTCGGGGGTGCCGGTTTTTNGTGTTGATCCAAACCAGGCAGCCCGGCTACGACAGGGCCAAGCAGTGGTTTTGACAACTGGCCCAACTATTGGTGGGGTGCGGGTTGAATCGCCTGCCGTGATGTGCGCGGTTTTGGCAGACCGGCCGGTGGCTTTGGTTGATTTCGTAAGGGGAGAGATAAGGCCGCGACGCGTGTTCAATTATGTGGCCTGA
- the rbfA gene encoding ribosome-binding factor A, producing MWLVAAVDQPTPFNDREANHRPFRVGELLRHALGEVFLRGDLRDPGLEGAHITISEVRLTPDLRVATVYVSVFGEFDPKALLEGLRRATPYLKARVGKTVRLRHVPRLFFKVDPSVAESDHIADILHRPKVRKDLAVQPAYEDESFN from the coding sequence ATTTGGTTGGTGGCGGCTGTGGATCAACCAACTCCATTTAATGATAGAGAAGCAAACCACAGGCCGTTTAGGGTGGGCGAACTTCTGCGCCACGCTTTAGGAGAGGTCTTTTTGCGTGGGGACCTTCGGGATCCTGGTCTGGAAGGTGCCCACATAACAATTTCTGAAGTTAGGCTGACACCCGACCTGAGGGTTGCGACCGTATACGTATCTGTTTTTGGGGAATTCGACCCCAAAGCCTTGTTGGAAGGTCTGAGGCGCGCCACCCCGTACCTAAAGGCCCGTGTAGGCAAAACTGTCAGGTTAAGACATGTCCCTAGATTATTTTTTAAGGTTGATCCCAGCGTAGCCGAATCTGACCATATAGCTGATATTTTGCATCGGCCGAAGGTTCGTAAGGACTTAGCCGTTCAGCCTGCCTATGAAGATGAGTCTTTTAACTAG
- a CDS encoding 3-hydroxyacyl-[acyl-carrier-protein] dehydratase FabA (catalyzes the dehydration of (3R)-3-hydroxydecanoyl-ACP to 2,3-decenoyl-ACP or 3,4-decenoyl-ACP), whose protein sequence is MDWQKSCYELTDLLRCARGELFGPGNARLPLPPMLMFDRISNIADEGGAHSKGRATAELKLRSDLWFFDCHFPNDPVMPGCLGLDALWQLLGFYLGWLGLPGRGRALGVGQVKFSGEVLPAEATVTYEIDIRRVINRKLVLGIADGAVLLNGKKIYGAENLRVGLFGSMDGVGAEA, encoded by the coding sequence TTGGACTGGCAGAAATCTTGTTATGAGCTAACCGACCTTCTGAGATGTGCCCGCGGCGAGCTCTTCGGTCCGGGCAACGCACGGTTACCCTTGCCGCCGATGCTCATGTTTGATCGTATTTCCAATATAGCCGATGAGGGGGGGGCCCATTCTAAGGGGCGGGCAACCGCTGAGTTAAAACTGCGATCAGATTTGTGGTTTTTTGATTGCCACTTCCCCAATGACCCTGTAATGCCTGGATGTCTGGGGTTGGATGCGCTGTGGCAACTTTTAGGCTTTTACCTTGGATGGCTAGGATTGCCTGGGCGCGGCCGGGCCCTCGGTGTTGGCCAAGTTAAATTTTCTGGAGAGGTCTTGCCTGCTGAAGCGACAGTTACGTACGAGATAGACATTAGGCGTGTAATTAACCGCAAATTAGTGTTGGGCATAGCCGATGGTGCCGTTTTGTTAAACGGGAAGAAAATCTACGGAGCTGAGAACCTTCGTGTAGGTTTGTTTGGTTCTATGGATGGCGTTGGGGCAGAGGCGTAA
- a CDS encoding 30S ribosomal protein S15: protein MSITAERKNELIEEFGQKSEDTGSPEVQVAVLTERIVNLTTHFKMHGKDVHSRRGLLMMVSKRRRLLDYLKKKXDQRYQKLIEKLGLRR from the coding sequence ATGTCTATTACCGCTGAGCGGAAAAATGAATTGATAGAAGAATTTGGTCAAAAATCTGAGGACACGGGTTCGCCCGAAGTCCAGGTTGCTGTTCTCACGGAGAGAATTGTTAATCTCACTACCCATTTCAAAATGCACGGAAAGGATGTGCACTCCCGAAGGGGATTGTTAATGATGGTGAGTAAGCGACGAAGGCTTTTGGATTATCTTAAGAAGAAGGANGACCAGAGATACCAAAAGCTGATCGAGAAATTGGGTCTGCGCCGGTAA